One window of the Sulfitobacter alexandrii genome contains the following:
- a CDS encoding DsbA family oxidoreductase, with the protein MTVSSMPSQDKVVQVDIVSDVMCPWCIVGYKQLEQALGFVGAGAYLRWHPFELNPDMPAEGQNLTEHIAEKYGATPAQSAENRKRLVQIGEELGFTFAFDADSRIVNTFEAHQLLDWALEADLQHPLKMALFDAHFTEGRDVSDRQVLVDVAESVGLKPGAAREVLESGSHADQTRARQAFWTSRGISGVPSMVFDGRYLLTGAQGVQNYAQMLTRVLQEKDAA; encoded by the coding sequence ATGACAGTCTCTTCAATGCCATCGCAGGACAAGGTCGTGCAGGTCGATATCGTCTCCGACGTCATGTGCCCCTGGTGCATCGTGGGCTACAAGCAGCTGGAACAGGCGCTTGGCTTCGTCGGGGCCGGTGCCTATCTGCGCTGGCACCCGTTCGAGCTGAACCCCGACATGCCGGCCGAGGGTCAGAACCTGACCGAACACATCGCCGAGAAATACGGCGCCACCCCCGCGCAATCCGCCGAGAACCGCAAACGTCTCGTGCAGATCGGGGAGGAATTGGGCTTCACCTTCGCGTTCGACGCGGACAGCCGGATCGTGAACACGTTCGAAGCGCACCAATTGCTGGACTGGGCGCTCGAGGCCGACCTCCAGCATCCGCTGAAGATGGCGCTTTTCGACGCGCACTTCACCGAAGGGCGCGATGTGTCGGACCGGCAGGTGCTGGTCGATGTCGCGGAAAGCGTGGGCCTGAAGCCCGGCGCGGCCCGAGAGGTGCTGGAATCGGGCAGCCACGCCGACCAGACCCGCGCGCGGCAGGCGTTCTGGACGTCCCGAGGGATTTCGGGCGTGCCGTCGATGGTGTTCGACGGGCGCTACCTGCTGACCGGAGCACAGGGCGTGCAGAACTACGCGCAGATGCTGACCCGCGTGCTGCAGGAAAAGGACGCCGCCTGA
- a CDS encoding MBL fold metallo-hydrolase — translation MTYPVDMTVSPEVSAHFDEATNTISYIVKDPASDHCAIIDSVMDIDYAAGRITYDHADALIAEIEARGLTLDWIIETHVHADHLSAAPYIQQKLGGRIGVGEKIMVVQETFGKIFNEGTEFQRDGSQFDALFRDKDTYRVGEMTCFAIYTPGHTPACMVHVMGDAAFVGDTLFMPDGGSARADFPGGDAGQLYDSIQKVLTLPDDMRLFMCHDYGPNGRDIQWQTTVAEERAHNIHVGGGKTREEFIKFRTERDAQLAVPKLIIPSLQVNMRAGALPRDKDGNLMLKVPVNGI, via the coding sequence ATGACCTATCCCGTGGACATGACCGTCAGCCCCGAGGTTTCGGCGCATTTCGACGAGGCGACGAACACCATCAGTTACATCGTCAAGGACCCCGCCAGCGATCATTGCGCGATCATCGACAGCGTGATGGACATCGATTACGCCGCCGGGCGCATCACCTACGATCACGCCGACGCGCTGATCGCCGAGATCGAAGCGCGGGGCCTCACGCTCGACTGGATCATCGAAACCCATGTGCACGCCGACCACCTGAGCGCGGCACCCTATATCCAGCAGAAACTGGGTGGCAGGATCGGCGTGGGCGAAAAGATCATGGTCGTGCAGGAAACCTTCGGCAAGATCTTCAACGAAGGCACCGAGTTTCAGCGCGACGGTTCGCAGTTCGACGCGCTGTTCAGGGACAAGGACACCTACCGCGTCGGCGAGATGACCTGTTTCGCCATCTACACGCCCGGTCACACACCCGCCTGCATGGTGCATGTGATGGGGGACGCGGCCTTTGTCGGCGACACGTTGTTCATGCCGGACGGCGGATCCGCACGGGCGGATTTTCCGGGCGGTGATGCGGGACAGCTGTACGACAGCATCCAGAAGGTGCTGACGCTGCCGGACGACATGCGGCTTTTCATGTGCCACGACTATGGGCCGAACGGCCGCGACATCCAGTGGCAGACCACCGTGGCCGAAGAGCGCGCGCACAACATCCACGTGGGGGGCGGCAAAACCCGCGAGGAGTTCATCAAGTTCCGGACGGAACGCGACGCGCAGTTGGCGGTGCCCAAGCTGATCATCCCGTCACTTCAGGTCAACATGCGCGCGGGCGCGCTGCCTCGCGACAAGGACGGCAATCTGATGCTCAAGGTGCCGGTCAACGGCATCTGA
- the lipB gene encoding lipoyl(octanoyl) transferase LipB produces the protein MVEWIVTDGLTDYRAAEAWMEARVAAISAGMADECIWLLEHPPLYTAGTSARPEHLTDPARFPVHETRRGGQYTYHGPGQRVAYVMLDVAARGRDVRCFVRQLEDWVIATLGQFNVTGEIRAGRVGVWVQRPEKPPQPDGTPAEDKIAAIGIRLRKWISFHGISINVEPDLGHFSGIVPCGISDHGVTSLVDLGLPVSMADVDVALHASFDQVFGRPARRCAAS, from the coding sequence ATGGTGGAATGGATCGTCACGGACGGATTGACCGACTACCGCGCCGCAGAGGCGTGGATGGAGGCGCGCGTGGCCGCGATCTCGGCTGGCATGGCGGATGAATGCATCTGGCTGCTCGAGCATCCGCCCCTCTATACCGCTGGCACCTCGGCGCGGCCGGAACACCTGACCGATCCGGCCCGCTTTCCGGTGCACGAGACCCGGCGCGGGGGGCAGTACACCTATCATGGCCCCGGCCAGAGGGTCGCCTACGTGATGCTGGACGTGGCCGCGCGCGGAAGGGACGTGCGCTGTTTCGTGCGGCAACTGGAGGATTGGGTGATCGCGACGCTGGGCCAGTTCAACGTGACCGGCGAAATCCGCGCGGGCCGGGTCGGCGTCTGGGTGCAGCGCCCCGAAAAGCCGCCACAGCCCGATGGCACCCCCGCCGAAGACAAGATCGCCGCGATCGGCATCCGCCTGCGCAAGTGGATCAGCTTTCACGGCATCAGCATCAACGTGGAGCCGGATCTTGGCCATTTCTCGGGCATCGTGCCCTGCGGGATCAGCGATCATGGCGTGACCTCGCTGGTGGATCTCGGACTGCCCGTCAGCATGGCGGACGTGGACGTGGCGTTGCATGCGTCTTTCGATCAGGTCTTCGGCAGGCCCGCGCGCCGCTGCGCCGCGTCCTGA
- the ctaD gene encoding cytochrome c oxidase subunit I produces MADAAIQGHDHHDDRGFFTRWFMSTNHKDIGILYLIVSALAGFVSVAFTVYMRLELMNPGVQYMCMEGARMFADASAPCTPNGHLWNVLITGHGILMMFFVVIPALFGGFGNYFMPLQIGAPDMAFPRLNNLSFWLYVAGTTLAVCSVLAPGGNGQAGSGVGWVLYPPLSVKEGGMSMDLAIFAVHVSGASSILGAINMITTFLNMRAPGMTLFKVPLFSWSIFVTSWLILLSLPVLAGAITMLLMDRNFGFAFFDPAGGGDPVLYQHILWFFGHPEVYIIILPGFGIISHVIATFSRKPIFGYLPMVWAIIAIGALGFVVWAHHMYTVGMTLNQQAYFMLATMVIAVPTGVKVFSWIATMWGGSIEFRTPMLWAFGFLFLFTVGGVTGIVLSQAAVDRYYHDTYYVVAHFHYVMSLGAVFAIFAGIYFYFPKMTGKMYPEWAGKLHFWAMFIGANLTFFPQHFLGRQGMPRRYIDYPEAFAYWNHWSSLGAFLSFASFLFFFGIIAYSLARGAKVTANNPWNEYADTLEWTLPSPPPEHTFEQLPKREDWDKQPSH; encoded by the coding sequence ATGGCAGACGCAGCCATTCAAGGCCATGACCATCACGACGACCGCGGTTTCTTCACCCGCTGGTTCATGTCAACCAACCACAAAGACATCGGCATTCTTTACCTGATCGTTTCCGCGCTTGCCGGTTTCGTGTCGGTGGCCTTCACGGTCTACATGCGCCTCGAGCTGATGAACCCCGGTGTGCAGTACATGTGCATGGAAGGGGCCCGGATGTTCGCCGACGCCTCGGCACCCTGTACGCCGAACGGGCACCTCTGGAACGTGCTCATCACCGGCCACGGTATCCTGATGATGTTCTTCGTCGTGATTCCCGCGCTTTTCGGTGGTTTCGGCAACTATTTCATGCCCTTGCAGATCGGTGCGCCGGACATGGCGTTCCCGCGGCTGAACAACCTGTCCTTCTGGCTGTACGTGGCGGGCACGACGCTTGCGGTATGCTCGGTGCTGGCACCGGGCGGCAACGGTCAGGCGGGTTCCGGCGTGGGCTGGGTGCTCTATCCGCCGCTGTCCGTGAAGGAAGGCGGCATGTCCATGGACCTCGCGATCTTCGCGGTCCACGTCTCGGGCGCCTCGTCGATCCTCGGCGCGATCAACATGATCACGACTTTCCTGAACATGCGCGCCCCCGGCATGACCCTGTTCAAGGTGCCGCTGTTCTCCTGGTCGATCTTCGTCACGAGCTGGCTGATCCTGCTGTCGCTGCCGGTTCTGGCGGGCGCCATCACCATGCTGCTGATGGACCGCAACTTCGGCTTTGCCTTCTTCGACCCCGCGGGCGGCGGTGACCCGGTTCTGTACCAGCACATCCTGTGGTTCTTCGGCCACCCGGAAGTGTACATCATCATCCTGCCGGGCTTCGGCATCATCAGCCACGTGATCGCGACCTTCTCGCGCAAGCCGATCTTCGGCTACCTGCCGATGGTCTGGGCGATCATCGCCATCGGTGCGCTGGGTTTCGTCGTCTGGGCGCACCACATGTACACCGTGGGGATGACCCTGAACCAGCAGGCCTACTTCATGCTGGCGACCATGGTCATCGCGGTGCCGACAGGTGTGAAAGTGTTCAGCTGGATCGCGACGATGTGGGGCGGCTCCATCGAGTTCAGGACGCCCATGCTCTGGGCGTTCGGCTTCCTGTTCCTCTTCACCGTGGGCGGTGTTACCGGTATCGTGCTGTCGCAGGCCGCCGTGGACCGCTACTACCATGACACCTACTACGTCGTGGCGCACTTCCACTACGTGATGAGCCTTGGCGCCGTGTTCGCGATCTTCGCGGGGATCTACTTCTACTTCCCCAAGATGACCGGCAAGATGTATCCTGAATGGGCCGGCAAGCTGCACTTCTGGGCGATGTTCATCGGGGCTAACCTGACGTTCTTCCCGCAGCACTTCCTGGGCCGTCAGGGCATGCCCCGCCGCTACATCGACTACCCCGAGGCATTCGCCTACTGGAACCACTGGTCGTCGCTGGGTGCCTTCCTGAGCTTCGCATCGTTCCTCTTCTTCTTCGGGATCATCGCCTATTCGCTGGCCCGCGGTGCGAAGGTGACGGCGAACAACCCCTGGAACGAGTACGCCGACACGCTCGAGTGGACCCTGCCCAGCCCGCCGCCCGAACATACGTTCGAGCAGCTGCCGAAGCGGGAAGACTGGGACAAGCAGCCCAGCCACTGA
- a CDS encoding MAPEG family protein: MKQSFLAAVCILSAGPALAFDIGFDWSGLKSCTSGRPNTVANPAFALRDVPAGTKFIRFRMTDRDVPNYNHGGGVVAYNGQQVIAPGAFKYKSPCPPTAFTPTSGRRRPKPRRTAGHWPPRARHASIPKMQVTLTSLYAGMLALVFLVLSARVILYRRAHLISLGDTGDKALLKRIRAQANWAEYAPLGLLLMLLAELNGAPAMALHMMGLALLSGRVLHGVGFSCTPQKMMLRQAGMVLTLGMIGLSALGLIGHALF; this comes from the coding sequence ATGAAACAGTCATTTCTCGCTGCCGTCTGCATCCTTTCCGCCGGTCCCGCCCTCGCCTTTGACATCGGCTTCGACTGGTCCGGGCTGAAATCCTGTACCAGCGGCAGACCCAACACCGTCGCCAATCCCGCCTTTGCACTGCGGGACGTGCCCGCCGGAACGAAATTCATCCGCTTCAGGATGACCGATCGCGACGTGCCCAATTACAATCACGGCGGCGGCGTGGTGGCCTACAACGGCCAGCAGGTCATCGCGCCGGGCGCCTTCAAGTACAAGAGCCCCTGCCCCCCAACGGCATTCACACCTACGAGTGGACGGCGACGGCCCAAACCAAGAAGAACGGCGGGGCATTGGCCACCGCGCGCGCGGCACGCAAGTATCCCTAAGATGCAGGTCACGCTCACGTCGCTCTATGCCGGAATGCTGGCATTGGTGTTTCTCGTGCTGAGTGCACGGGTGATCCTGTATCGCCGGGCGCATCTGATTTCGCTGGGTGACACCGGCGACAAGGCATTGCTGAAACGGATACGTGCGCAGGCCAACTGGGCGGAATATGCGCCCCTGGGCCTGCTGCTGATGCTGCTGGCCGAACTGAACGGCGCCCCCGCGATGGCGCTGCACATGATGGGTCTGGCCCTGCTATCAGGCAGGGTGCTGCACGGCGTCGGTTTCTCCTGCACCCCGCAGAAGATGATGCTGCGACAGGCCGGTATGGTCCTCACCCTGGGCATGATCGGACTGAGCGCCCTTGGCCTTATCGGCCACGCGCTGTTCTGA
- a CDS encoding response regulator — protein sequence MRLLAVDDDPVVLDLLSVVFGQENMPDITCAQSAEQALTILKEDEDGFDCLVLDIEMPGMNGITLCREARKISGYRDTPIVMLTSVRERIAIESAFAAGATDYVTKPFDVKEITTRIRVAKRMSETTERAPRLDPLAPQHDAEKGVHDFEITCPVRLNQQEQLILPFSLGNYLSQLSRQALDNCCVFAVKIEGIDKLYANCTTQEYAIALSEIVDAIVEVVDHPNLLMAYEGNGILLAISQGAEPPEWPLIEDRTHSLLNEGSAIYADGTPMDLRVSIGNPIPPYTNRNQRVKKTFDRAIDRAMMRSRSNAALRQKNGKGSPAGIL from the coding sequence ATGCGACTTCTCGCCGTTGATGATGATCCAGTAGTGCTCGATCTGCTGAGTGTCGTGTTCGGCCAGGAGAACATGCCGGATATCACCTGCGCCCAGTCCGCCGAGCAGGCGCTGACGATCCTCAAGGAAGACGAGGACGGATTCGATTGCCTGGTCCTCGACATCGAGATGCCCGGCATGAACGGCATCACGCTGTGCCGCGAGGCACGCAAGATTTCCGGTTACCGTGACACCCCGATCGTGATGCTGACGTCGGTCAGGGAACGGATCGCGATCGAGAGCGCCTTTGCCGCCGGCGCGACGGACTACGTGACAAAGCCGTTCGACGTGAAGGAGATCACCACCCGGATCCGCGTGGCCAAGCGCATGTCAGAGACCACCGAGCGTGCGCCGCGGCTCGACCCGCTCGCGCCGCAGCACGACGCCGAAAAGGGTGTCCATGACTTCGAGATCACCTGCCCCGTGCGCCTGAACCAGCAGGAACAGCTGATCCTCCCGTTCTCCCTGGGCAATTACCTGTCGCAGCTTTCGCGGCAGGCGCTGGACAATTGCTGTGTCTTCGCCGTCAAGATCGAAGGCATCGACAAGCTCTATGCCAATTGCACGACGCAGGAATACGCCATCGCCCTGTCCGAGATCGTGGATGCCATCGTAGAGGTGGTGGACCATCCGAACCTGCTCATGGCCTATGAAGGCAACGGCATCCTGCTGGCGATCAGCCAGGGGGCAGAACCCCCGGAATGGCCCCTTATCGAAGACCGCACGCATAGCTTGCTGAACGAGGGATCGGCGATCTATGCCGACGGCACACCGATGGACCTGCGCGTGTCGATCGGGAACCCGATTCCTCCCTATACCAACCGCAACCAGCGGGTGAAAAAGACGTTCGACAGGGCCATCGACAGGGCCATGATGCGCAGTCGCAGCAACGCGGCCCTGCGGCAGAAGAACGGCAAGGGATCGCCGGCTGGCATCCTTTGA
- a CDS encoding Lrp/AsnC ligand binding domain-containing protein: protein MTTCVFVQIRCRPGTTYRVAEEIALREIHSELYSTSGDYDLLMKLYIPKGEDVGVFINDNLLTIDGIERSLTTMTFKVF from the coding sequence ATGACCACCTGCGTTTTTGTCCAGATCAGATGCCGACCCGGCACAACCTACCGCGTGGCAGAGGAAATCGCCCTGCGCGAGATCCATTCCGAGCTCTATTCGACATCGGGCGACTATGACCTGCTGATGAAGCTCTACATTCCCAAGGGGGAGGACGTGGGCGTTTTCATCAATGACAACCTGCTGACCATCGACGGCATCGAAAGGTCGCTCACCACGATGACATTCAAGGTCTTCTGA